From the genome of Candidatus Babeliales bacterium:
GCATCTACTGCTTCAAGTGCATCAACATGAGATTCTTTATGTTTGTTTTCACCTTCGTCTGTAGGGCCGATAGGCATAAGAGCTATGTCGATATTCGGAAATGCTTGTGCTATTTGTTTAAAATGCGGTCCATATGCCGTATCACCAGCAAAGTAGATATTGGTATCTTTTGAACTGATCATCCAGCTGCTCCATAATGATGTACGGTAACTGCCAAGGCTGAATCTGATCGACCAGTGATATGCTGGTAAGCAAGAGATTGCGATTGGTTCACCATCGTTTGGAGTGAGCACCACTTGTTCCCACCACGTTCTGGTGATGATACGTTTTTTGTCAAAACCCATGCTCATTAATGTTTTTTTATTGCCTTTTGGTGCAAACACTAACGGTTTATACGTTTCATTTAATGTAGTTAAAGCCGTGGTATCCATATGGTCACTATGATTATGCGAAAGTACGATTGCATGGATAGGGGGTAGGTCTTCCATTTTGACCCCTGCTGGCATGCCGCGTTTTGATAATGATAATGGACCAACCTTAACGTCCCCAAATACAGGATCAGTGAGGATGTTAAACCCATTAATTTGTATTAAAAAGGTTGCATGGCCAATCCAAATTATTTTTGGTTCTATAGAGCCGATCCCAGGGACCGTTTGGGTTGGTTGTAAAAAATCAATAGCATTTACGGTATCAGGGGATTTTTCGCGACTAAAGAGAGATTTTATCTTGTTATACCATAGCTTAGGAAGTTTACGGGTAAGGAATGCTAGTGCCCGGCTCAAGTCGATATGAACATGTTTATCTTGCTCATTATAGTAGTATTTGCCATCTTTTTTGATTGGTAGCATAGGGTGGATTGATTCACTAGGAGTTGATTCTGTAGAGGATTGTAAGGCTGGTAATGACATTGTTTGCAGAGCAAGCATGGCCAATAAGACATAGTGTTTTAAAAATGGTTTATTCATGACTTTCCTTTAAAAATAAGGCCTTTGGCATTGAATGAGAGCTATTGGTCGAGTGGGCGGGTGGTAGTTAGCGCATTCAAGTGCTCGAGAACCGTGGTTACTATCTAATGTATAATAGTAATGGTAATGGCTACAAAAGCAACCGCTGTCCTTTCTGCGAGGGCATGGGGATGCAGGCATGATCGTGCGGCTATATGGGTTGTTGGAGTGCATTAAAGACAGCTTTTTTTCGTTCAGTTTCTTGTATATTAAAATATGGTAATTCTTTTTGTAAATCCTGAATAAAGCTTTTTACATCTGATTTAGGCAGCTTCCTTTGTAGGAATGACCGTACGCCCTCGCTCCAAATTTCTAGTAACCCTTCTTCTTGTGCCTTTTGCGAATAACTGTTCGCGCATGCCCTAAAATTAGATTGGTTGCCGTTGGCATCGGTAGCGGGGGAGTGAGAGCCAGCCTGTTCATGGTCACTGTTTCTGCGCGCATGTTCAAGTTCGTGGGTGATTACTGCATCAATACCTGCAGCGCTATCAAAAAGATATTTATATATAGGATCATTTTTGATAGCAGTCATATCACCATGGAGTAACTTTATTAAAAAGACAAAATAGCGGGTCATAGAAATGTGTGCCAAATTGAGAGTCACTGTTTTAGTTATTGGATGATATGATCCAAGGCTATTACTGCTGTTATCATATTCTAATGCAACAGCGATTTTTTGTTTTGAACCTATAAGGTGCATAAATGTATTACAGTAGCTTGAGAGGCTATGATGCATGATGGCGTAAGCGATTCTGATGGTATGAGGAGCATATATTGGTCGTACATTTTCTCCTTTGCGTGCTTGTGCAGTTTCGTCTGCTGAAAAATCTATTTTTGCTTCAATATCAATTCTTTTTTGTTCGAACCATGGAATGACTGCGTTGTGTACCAGTAGGGTTTCTATTGTATCGGTATGGGCTATCTTGTGTTCGAATTCTGCCTTCCATGCGTTAAAAATACGCATGCTGATGACATTGTATTGTTGCATGACAGCATCAAGATCATCGAGCAATTGTTTCTTTAACTGTTCTTTGTCTGAATATGAGATGTTTTCATCGAATACAGAGGCTATTTTTTTTGTATTCTTGGCATTCCATTGTTCGGCGGCTTGTTTAGCCCGCTGTTTGTTAGCATCGATTTGTGGGACTAAGGTTTGATAGCCGTATTGTATCTGATCATAGAAGCTTGGCAATGCTGCATGATGGAGGTCAGATGGTTTAAAATAGGTAAAGAACGATGGAATATCAAAGGTGCTGCCAGGTTTATGATGATAAAAATCGCTTAATTTCTTTTGGAACAAATCGCTATCATGTTTTGCGAGCGCCAGTTGGGTAAAGTTATCCACTTTGCTGCCAAAATGAGTGAACACTTTTTTGAAGAAGTTTATATTACTCCTTCCCTCAGTGAGTCCTATAAAATAATATGCATTGAGGAGTTTTTCTTTCAGGATGCTAACGTTTTCTGGAGGGATTTGAAGTTGTGTTCTGCTTTGTACCGGTTCATAAAATCCGGTGGGAAGATTGATGATGTATCCATAACTGAGCTGTGTGATAATGTCTGGTGGTAGTAGTTTAATTTGTTTGGCAAAGGATGCGAGCGATCTGAAGGGGACGCCACCAGTGGTAATGTAGCTTTGGTATAATGGATCATGTCTTTTTGTGATGGTACATTCGGTTTTTTCTACTGACTTATCATATTTAAAGAGGAATGTCGTTGGCGGATTTAGCTCAGTTAACTGATTGTTTTCTTTAAGTTTTACGACTATGCGATTGTTATTAGGAAGTTCGATATTTGTCGCTCCCACACAGTTATAGAGATAATCTTTGATATATAAAAAATCTGTATGTAATTTTTCTATACTTTCTTTGCGGAATAAGATTTTTATTGTAGTGCCAAAAAATCGTTTGTTCGATCCTGCAATAGCGTGAGAAATATCTTGTGCGGTGATGGTCAAATCTTGTACGCGCCCGGTTTGTGGATTACGCATCGGTTTTATCACGAGAGCATATGTTTTATTGGGACTATCAAGTAATCGAGTAATAACAAAGACGGCATCAGCTTGCTGATATATTTTGAAAAGACCATTGCCCATGTCTCCAATGTTGCCGAGTTCAGGATTTTTATTACTAAAATCAGGGATTAAAAAATCAGTCATAAGGCTTTTGAGCGAAGGAAATCCTATGAAGTCTCTGATAGATAATTCAAGTTGTTTTACTTGAGAAGCTGTGGTAATTGATGCCACCTGGAACTGTATTTGCGATGCTTCGTGTAAAACCTGCTCCTCGCTATACCGTGAAGTACGAGCCTCATATGATTTTTTATAGTGAGGTGCTCCTTGCATGACATCTGCGACAAATGCTTTAATAACATCAACAGAGTTTTGCAAGCTTTCGGTAATAGTTGCGGTAATAGGGCTTTTTTCGCTTCCTGCTTCGATAGCTTGTTCAATTTTATCAAAAGCGACTTCAATATCTTGCGACGTAATTTTTTGAACGAGTGCATCGAGAGAACACAGAGCATGTTTTTGTGTTGCTTCAAATAGTTCTTCAAGCCCGGCTTGCTGACAATGTGCGTTAATGAGTTGTTTAAGGGTAAATGATTGCGGTTTTACGTGTTGAGCTGCAGCGGGTAAAAATTGTTGTTTTTCCCGTAATGCACCACCAACCTGCGCAGTAGTCTGTTCAAGGTAACTGGTTATGAGTGTGCTAATAGGTTCTTTACTAATAAATTCTGTACGTTCTTTTAAGGTCGGCGTCGTTCGATTTGTATTGTAGATATCATTAATGCGTTCAGGTTCTATTTTTTCTCTGATGAAATGGGCCATTGTAAAGGTGAGCGCATTAGCGACTTCATCTTTGTATGTTTTAAATGTGGATTTTGGAGCCTCATTTACTATTGTGTGACATATAAAAGATAGTTCTGCTGGGTTACGCGCTTCTTTTAAGATTGTTTTAATATAAGTACCATCTATTTGTTCCTTTAAAAGGAGTGCGAGCAGGGATAGTGGCGTGTTTGATAAAATGGATGGTATATATATAACCTTATTCATAAGATCTTGTGCGGTTTTCATCTTATCTGTTTTAAAGATAAAATCTGCGATTTGAAAATCCAGTAATTTGTTATAGAGCAGGCGATCACGTCGTATGAATTCAATAAAACGTATGATGTCGGCAGCATCTACATCAGGTTGAGCTTGAATGGCTTTACTGGCTGATGATGAGCCATATGAGTATGATATATCATTGTCTTGGATATGCAGATGATCTTTGTACATGCTAATTAAAGAATTTGTGGTATCTATGAAAATCTTTTTTTCTGCAGGAGGCAATGACGCCATATCATTGACTTGTAAATAGAGCAACAGCAGTTCTATAAGTGGCTGGGGAAGATTTGCATCTTCGACTGTCTTTGCTACAGTTTGTTGTAAATTCATAGTGGTGGCTATGAAATCCTGTTTTTCCAAAGCCACTTGCTGTGCGAGCTTTTCTGATAATCCTTTATATGAAACTAAGAATGATTTTTCAAAAGGCAGGTCTGACTCCTTACCGATGAAGTTTTTCTTTTTATCTAATAAGCTGAAAAATAAATTTTCTACATAGCTAAGATCTTTTTTGGCAGGTAAAGGCCAAATTTTCTTTTTGATTATGGTATCAAAAACGTATTGGTTGTCAGATAGTTGTGCTTGCCTAATTAGAGCAGAAAGTATTGTGTTGAGTATGTTTACCGGAGATAGAGGAACTAATTTTTTGTTTTGTGATAAGAAAGTAGTGAGGTTTGTTTGTATGAGATTAATTTGTTGTGCAAAAGAGAGATTATTCCAGCCAGGTTGTTGTGTCATTTTAAAAAACATTTGTATAAATGGTTTGTTGGGTAACAGTTCCTCATCGGATAATGTGACACGATAATAACCTTTTTGATCGATAAAGATTGTATTTGCAAATTTTACGGAGAGAGTTTTGGGTATTTCATCAAGGGTGTATTTTTGTTTTATAAAATTTGGGTTTTTTTCTCGACTACCGTCACACAATTCAACAATTCCAGATAAGATCTCACGCATATATTGCGCTAGATGCGACATATCAGTTAAAGCAGCTAGTGGTAAATAAACAAGAAAGGTATTGTTGTCTATCCTGCTAACACCGTTTTCTAAATTTTTTTCTTTCATGCATGATGGTGTATAGCAGACGATTACATGGTTATACGAATTGGGTATTCTAAATTTATTGATCAGGAGATCGGCATATTTTTTTAAAAAAGCGCTTGCAACTGCGTTATCGGTTTGTTCGTTAAAAATAGGAGTCTGTAGTGAGATTCCTGGCATCTTTGCTGATGCAGTTGGATCAGACAGTAAAATAGTTTGAGGGATAGCCTCTGGTTGTACCGGTTGTTGAGCAGGAGTGAGCATCGTGATTGTATAGCGGCTAATAATAGCTTGCGAAAGAACGCTCTGGTAGTTTTGGTATGCAGCATTAGCTCCCCCTTTTTTTATTGTTTCTTGTACAAGCGATACAGGGACAAACAGTGATTTAAATAAACCAAGATCTTGTATGCGAGCATATTTTTGACCGGGATGAGTAAGCAGTTCGTCAGGAAGGAAAAAAACCTGTTTCCCTGCAATGAGTTGACCTTGTATTCCATCATATATGAGATTTTTTCTCACACTATCGATTGGGGATAGGTGCGGTTTGCCAGAATAAAATTCATTGAGCGATGTGATTGAATATTCTTTTAAAAATCGTTCTAATAAAAAGTAGTTATATGATACTAATAATGGTTCAAGCGGTAAAAGCACTTGATTAGGGGGATTGTTAGGAGCATACGTTTTGGTTATAAACTGTATAAAGTTATAAATTATCATGTAGTAATCTGAATGCACCGGTATAATGTTGTCATTCGTTTCAAGCAGTTCAGTGACCGCTGTTTTGATGTATCCAGTAAAGAGACCATTAATTTGCTGCGCTGCAGTTTGTTCTTCCCAATTTTTAAACCCAGTATAGAGCGCAGCCACTAATGCTTGCTGTGCAAGTAATAGTGGATTTTTTGCGGGGTCATTTTCTTTTGCCAGTGTAATGAGCTCTTCAATACTATTTTGTATCACCTGTTGCAGGTATGTTTGTTCAAAGCTAACTCCTGTCGGGGCTATGTATACCTCATTGCGTGCGATGGTCAGCTGTGTTCGTTGTGGCATAGTAATCAATAAATCTTTGCATTGTCGGTTATGGTCATAAATACATTGTTTTAATGCTAACTTAACGGAAATGAGGCCATTGATTGAAATAAGGAAATATGAAACATTTGGTATACGATTTCCTTTGAATTCAACAAGGCGCGCAGGAATAATTTTTTGCTCTTGTGCGGGTTCTGCAGGAGATTTTCCTTTTGATGAAGAGCTTGGCACCAGTAATTTGGTGAGCGCTGCATCAAAACAGATACCAGATCCTGTATCGCTGGTGGTTATGCTCTTCTTGGAAAGAGTGGTGTAGACGTGGGCCGGATTTTTTATAGTAGGTTGACCGATGATTTCTTGTATCGGTTGTGCATTGGTTTCAGTAGTGAGATGCAGAATGCCGTACTGATAAAAATCAAGATAATGCATGTAATCTCGTATTTCTTGGAGGAGATCTGTAGTGAATGGTTTGTTAGGGACAATCCTAATGATAGTACCTGGTACGCTGTTGAGTGTTTCTGGTGATAGGATATCAAAGGTTGCCGTAATATTATTTTGTGGAGATTGCTGCAAAGTGATGCTGTATGCAAATAGGCCCGATGTTGTTTTTGTGCAGGTTTGTATAATAATTTTTGCGCCGTTAGTTTCTGCATCGGATAAAAAGCTCAAAATAGAAAAGAAGCCCATACCGAATTTTCCGATAGAGTATGCTTGATTTGCAAGCATACTATCAAAGCCATTAACGACGATTTCTAGTACCGATCGTGCGCTCGTATGAAAGACCCGTGTCGCAGCATTGCGGATCCATTTGAGTACCATTTTGTGACGCGTTGGATTTGTGGACTGCATAGAATTCAGAAGATTTTCTCCTGATACGTAGCTTTCAATAATATTTGATAAGGGGATAGTTACACTCTTCTTTTGAATCAGTTCATTTTTGAATGCTTCAATAGTTGCACTTGATATATCTGCGCATTCCTGGGCTTCAAATTGTTGTATATGACCTGGTTCTATAGGAGGGGTTGTTGGTATAGGTTGTGGCTTTGGAGCTTGTTGAACAGGGCTTGGTTTTACTATTGGTTTTGCGGCAGGCTTAGCTGCTGGTCGAGCGGGTGCAGGAGCAGGTATGACTTTTTGTGGCATGCCAGCCGGAGCCTTGGCGAAGGATGGTGCAGGCCTTGCTGGCGTTACCACAGGTCGTCTTGCAGGTGCAGGCGCTGGTCTAGCTGCTGGGCGAGCGGGTACTGCAGGAACTATTTTTGCTGCTGGCGCAGGTTTTAAAATCGGCGTTACCATAGTAGGTTTTGGTCTTGCTATTGGGGTAGCTGGTTTTACAGCAGGTATAGGTCTAACAGGTACTTTTTGTGGCATGCCAGCCGTCCTGTTCGTCGTAGCCTTGACGGAGTCGGAAGCCTTGGCGAAGGATGGAACTGCTGCTGGTTTAGTTGGAGGTTTTATTGGCGGAGCTGGCCTTAAAGGTGCAGCAGGTGTGGGTCTAACAGGCGCTTTTTGTGGCATGCCAGCCGTAGCCTTGGCGAAGGATGGTGCTAGAGGCTTTTGAGTAACGGGTCGCTTTGCTGTTGATTTGACCGGCGCGGGCCGAGCGGCTTGTCTTTTTCGGGGAGCTGCCGAGTACAGAGGTACAGCAGAGAAAGCAAGAACAATATAAAGAAACAGTACTTGTATCATCACACAACGCCTTTTTTTTATACATATAAGGCCATACTATAGATTGTAGGTTTGTATTTGCAATGATTGTTTTTTGATGAAGAGAATTGGTGTAAGTAGAGGCTGTTGTGCAATTCATTGCATTGGATAATCGGGTCTGGTATAGTTAATTATATAGTTATAAATCATTTAATGGTGTATCAGTCATGCAAAAGAGCTTTGGTTTATCTGCCCATGATGCTCAGGAGCTGTACAATCGTAGTACAAGCCTCCAATTTGCTGTTTCTGGTCATTTATCTTTAATGTCTATTGTTGTTGTCCGTAACCTGTGTGGGTTCTGCGGATTTTTTTCTTTTTGGTGGTGGGCGTAACGCCCAACATTTTTTTCACATGGCGTATCGCCATTTTACCCTTTTATTATTGTTTTTTTGAGTAGTTGCTGTGGAAATTGTTGTCCAATTTTTACGGTAACAATGATTATTGTATTAAAATTTTTGTGCGTCGCGCTTTGTGCTACGCATACATAATGAGTAAGGAATTTGTATGAAAATGTATATGAATGTTGTGGCAGTAGCAGTTTTTGCTATAGCAATGGTTGGCTTGCTGTTTTATAAGCAAAATAAGCACCTTGAAGCACCTGCGGGTCAGATAAAGATTGCGATTCTCACTCCAACCACGCACCCAGCATTACAAGAAATTGAGCGGGGATTTAAAGAGATCGTGCAAGAGAGTGATGGTAAGCAATGTCTGTTTACAACCTTTAACGCGAATGGTAATAAGACCTTGCTTCGTGCGCAAGCAGAAGAGATGGTGAGTGGTGGTTATGATCTACTCTTTACAATTGGTGCAGGATGTTGCCAAACGATAGCGGAGTTGCTAAAGAAAAAAAACGTTGCTACGCCACATATATTTACCGCAGTAGATGGTCCAGAATTTGCACAATCAATAATGGATTTAAATACATCATCAACGGGCGTGTATGTGAAGTCTGATTACAAAACGGAGATGGATATTGTGCATCTGCTTAAACCAAACATAAAAAACATGTTGTTGGTATACGACCCAACGCACGGTGTTGGTTTAGAAAAAGATAAACAAGAGATTGCAGAATATATCAAAAAGTTTGGTATTACGTTGCATGCGGTTGAGATTTATCAAACGAATGAAATACAGCAAAAGGTAGCAGCGTTACTGCCATCAATGGATGTTCTTTTGATACTTGCGGATAATACGGTGGTTGCGGGTATTGATGCGCTGATTACCTTATGTAATCGTTACGGTGTAACATTGTTTGCGTCTGATTTAGAGTCGGGTAAAAAAGGTGCAGCGCTTGCATATGGTGTCACTGAATATGAATCAGGAAGCGAGGCGGCGCAAAAAGCATTGGAAATATTGTTTGATGGGAAAAGGCCGGCAGAATTGGGATTGCGTGCGGTAACAAAGTTCCGTGTTGCAGTGAATACAGCAACTGCCGCGATGCAAAACGTCATAATAGATACGCAGATAGTAGAGCAGCTTAAAGCGATGCAGGTGTATCATGATTAATACAGTATTAGTGATTATTGAACAATCGCTTTTGCATTTACCATTAATGTTCGGTGCATATATTAGTTTTTCATTATTAAAGGTGCCAGATTTAAGCATAGAAACTGCGTATGTATTTGGAGCAATCACCGGTTCGCAGTTATTAGGCGCGCAGATGCCGATTGGATTGTTGTTAGCAGTAATTATTATCAGTAGTTTGGTTGGCGGTGCGTTAGTCGGATTTGTGGCAAGTATGCTGACCCAAAAAGGAATGTTTCCTCATTTGCTCAGTAGCATTATTACGTTTGGATTGTTTCATGGCATTAATCAGTGTATCTCTCCGGCATATGTATCGCTTACTGCATATGGTAATCCGTTAACATTGTGCGATGTCATTCCACAGCATCCTGAGCTACTGATGTTGCTGTTGATTGGAATTATCATAACATGCGGCATGTATTTTTTATTACGCACGCAGATTGGATATGCATATGCCGTGTATGGGAATAATCCGCAATTTTTTAGTTGTTATGGCATATCAACTTCTTTTGTTTTTATCTCAGGTGTGATGCTTGCCAATGCGCTTGCGGGAGTGAGTGGATATTTGTTTGCGCAATCAAATAGTTTTATTGAACTTAATATGGGCCTTGGTAAAGCGTTATTGTGTATTACCGCCCTTATTTTAGGTAAGGCGGTAGTACGAACTCAAAAACCGTTTTCAATTTTGATACCGCTTGCAGGTACATTTGCATATTTCACGCTGCAACAGGTGCTCTTGAAAGTCGGGTTTAATTTGCAATATTTTACTGCAGTACAGGCGTTATTGGTGTTATCTGTTTTATTGCATACCTATCGTAATAAATCAGCGCGATGTGGTACCGATAATTTGGGAGTGTAATACATGAATATTAAAAATCTTTCATTTAAATTTGATCAAAGTAGTAGTGATTTTTTTAAGAATCTTACGATTACTTTTGAACCAAATACCGTACATGTTATCCAAGGTGATAACGGGGTAGGCAAATCAACATTGTTTTCTATTTTGCAAGGAGTGACGCAGAAAAATGCCATTCTTGATGCAACAATAGAATTAGATCGTGTGATCTATACAGCTGATAATAATGCGCTACCTCATGCTTTTACTCACCAGGTGCATACTGTGTTACAAAAATATGACAGCATGCTTGCTAACCAATTTAGTTTTGTGCAAAATCTGCAACTTGCTAATATGGCACGCTATCCCGGTTTGCAAGGATTACCAGAAGCGACATTATTGAATTTCGTCACCGCATTACAGATACATCCAGATATTCCAGTACATCTGCTTTCTGGTGGCCAGCGGCAGCTGCTTGCAATCTGTATGGCGTTACAAAAATCGACAAAATTGTTGTTGCTTGATGAACCAACGGCGACGCTTGATAAAAAGAATGCACATCATGTAATGCGCTGTTTGTATCAGCTTGCACAAGAGCTTAAGGTAACGATGGTTGTGATATGTCATGATAAGGAGTTGGTGGCGGAGTATGCGCAAGGAAACAGTTTTATTATGGAGCAATCAGAAGATGGGCTGCGGGTGTTGCGAGTGGTATAGATTAGCTCTTATT
Proteins encoded in this window:
- a CDS encoding MBL fold metallo-hydrolase is translated as MNKPFLKHYVLLAMLALQTMSLPALQSSTESTPSESIHPMLPIKKDGKYYYNEQDKHVHIDLSRALAFLTRKLPKLWYNKIKSLFSREKSPDTVNAIDFLQPTQTVPGIGSIEPKIIWIGHATFLIQINGFNILTDPVFGDVKVGPLSLSKRGMPAGVKMEDLPPIHAIVLSHNHSDHMDTTALTTLNETYKPLVFAPKGNKKTLMSMGFDKKRIITRTWWEQVVLTPNDGEPIAISCLPAYHWSIRFSLGSYRTSLWSSWMISSKDTNIYFAGDTAYGPHFKQIAQAFPNIDIALMPIGPTDEGENKHKESHVDALEAVDAFIDLNAHCFIPMHYGTFFAGKSTIEIPVRRLIAYWEEKDALRDKQLLIARCGEQYALAK
- a CDS encoding ABC transporter substrate-binding protein, with amino-acid sequence MKMYMNVVAVAVFAIAMVGLLFYKQNKHLEAPAGQIKIAILTPTTHPALQEIERGFKEIVQESDGKQCLFTTFNANGNKTLLRAQAEEMVSGGYDLLFTIGAGCCQTIAELLKKKNVATPHIFTAVDGPEFAQSIMDLNTSSTGVYVKSDYKTEMDIVHLLKPNIKNMLLVYDPTHGVGLEKDKQEIAEYIKKFGITLHAVEIYQTNEIQQKVAALLPSMDVLLILADNTVVAGIDALITLCNRYGVTLFASDLESGKKGAALAYGVTEYESGSEAAQKALEILFDGKRPAELGLRAVTKFRVAVNTATAAMQNVIIDTQIVEQLKAMQVYHD
- a CDS encoding energy-coupling factor ABC transporter ATP-binding protein, producing MNIKNLSFKFDQSSSDFFKNLTITFEPNTVHVIQGDNGVGKSTLFSILQGVTQKNAILDATIELDRVIYTADNNALPHAFTHQVHTVLQKYDSMLANQFSFVQNLQLANMARYPGLQGLPEATLLNFVTALQIHPDIPVHLLSGGQRQLLAICMALQKSTKLLLLDEPTATLDKKNAHHVMRCLYQLAQELKVTMVVICHDKELVAEYAQGNSFIMEQSEDGLRVLRVV